One genomic window of Mycolicibacterium neoaurum includes the following:
- a CDS encoding gluconokinase, protein MTAPTVVMGVSGSGKSTVGAALAQRLRVPFADADDFHPPANIAKMTAGEPLDDADRHPWLEAIGDWLEERCSTGGVMSCSALKQRYRDQLRTHCPSVRFLHLSGTPEVIGARQASRPGHFMPASLLASQFDTLEPLAADENGETIDVGKSIDSIVDEYVSRTGLEA, encoded by the coding sequence ATGACGGCACCAACCGTGGTGATGGGCGTTTCAGGATCGGGCAAATCGACCGTCGGTGCCGCGCTCGCGCAGCGGCTGCGGGTCCCGTTCGCCGACGCAGACGACTTCCACCCGCCGGCCAACATCGCCAAGATGACCGCCGGCGAACCTCTGGACGACGCAGACCGCCACCCGTGGCTGGAGGCGATCGGGGACTGGCTGGAAGAGCGGTGCAGCACCGGAGGTGTGATGAGCTGTTCGGCGCTCAAGCAGCGTTACCGCGACCAGCTGCGCACCCACTGCCCGAGCGTGCGGTTCCTTCACCTCAGTGGCACCCCGGAGGTCATCGGAGCCCGACAGGCCAGCAGGCCCGGACACTTCATGCCCGCATCACTGCTGGCGTCTCAGTTCGACACCCTCGAACCACTCGCCGCCGATGAGAACGGCGAGACCATCGACGTCGGCAAGAGCATCGATTCGATTGTCGACGAATACGTTTCCCGGACCGGACTGGAGGCCTGA
- a CDS encoding gluconate:H+ symporter has translation MNTVLADAPKLVEPVASTPHLMLAFLAGIAVIVVLITVVKLNPFLGLIFGAVTVGVVAGEEFATVLTSFSNGFGKTAASVGILIALGAMFAKLLADSGGADQIVDTIIGRSSPRMLPWAMALVGAIIGLPMFFEIGLVLLMPVIYLVARRSGLSLITVGIPALAGLSAMHGFVPPHPGPLAAIGYLGADLGLTLALGVAVAIPTIVVAGPLFGKLAGRWVVVGAPDTFDADESADRDQSRRPSFAITLFSVLLPVVLMLGKALVDIFIADEGQWFRQVFDTLGTPLIALLIAVIVGMVTLGRGGGMTRTEITRCVESGLPPVAGIILIVAAGGGFKEVLVDTGIGTALKNLAEGTNISVVLLAWGLAVAIRLATGSATVATITASSLMIGLIEGMSSGEVSLIVLAVGAGSLFFSHVNDAGFWLVKEYFKLSVGQTIKSWSIMETVLSVSGLVVVLILDLFI, from the coding sequence ATGAATACCGTGCTCGCGGACGCGCCGAAACTCGTCGAACCCGTTGCCTCCACCCCACACCTGATGCTGGCCTTCCTGGCCGGTATCGCTGTCATCGTCGTGCTGATCACGGTGGTGAAGCTGAACCCGTTCCTGGGGTTGATCTTCGGGGCGGTGACGGTCGGGGTGGTGGCCGGTGAGGAATTCGCGACGGTACTGACCTCGTTCTCCAACGGCTTCGGTAAGACCGCGGCCAGTGTCGGCATCCTCATCGCGCTCGGCGCCATGTTCGCGAAATTGCTCGCCGACTCCGGCGGTGCCGACCAGATCGTCGACACCATCATCGGTCGGTCGTCACCGCGTATGTTGCCGTGGGCCATGGCGCTGGTCGGCGCGATCATCGGTCTGCCGATGTTCTTCGAGATCGGCTTGGTGCTGCTGATGCCGGTCATCTACCTGGTGGCCCGCCGGTCCGGTCTGTCGCTGATCACCGTCGGGATCCCGGCGCTGGCCGGACTGTCGGCCATGCACGGTTTCGTCCCGCCGCACCCGGGACCGCTGGCGGCCATCGGTTACCTTGGCGCCGACCTCGGCCTGACCCTGGCGCTCGGCGTCGCGGTGGCGATCCCGACGATCGTGGTCGCGGGTCCGCTGTTCGGCAAGCTGGCGGGTAGATGGGTCGTGGTCGGCGCCCCGGACACCTTCGACGCCGACGAGTCCGCCGACCGAGACCAGAGTCGCCGTCCGTCCTTCGCGATCACGCTGTTCAGCGTGCTACTGCCGGTCGTGCTGATGCTGGGCAAGGCGTTGGTGGACATCTTCATCGCCGACGAGGGCCAGTGGTTCCGGCAGGTCTTCGACACGCTCGGTACACCGCTGATCGCCCTGCTGATCGCGGTCATCGTCGGCATGGTGACGCTGGGGCGCGGTGGTGGGATGACCCGGACCGAGATCACCAGATGCGTCGAATCCGGGTTGCCGCCGGTCGCAGGCATCATCCTGATCGTGGCCGCCGGCGGCGGCTTCAAGGAGGTGTTGGTCGATACCGGAATCGGTACCGCCCTCAAGAATCTGGCCGAGGGCACCAATATCTCGGTGGTGCTGTTGGCCTGGGGTCTGGCGGTGGCGATCAGACTGGCCACCGGATCGGCCACCGTCGCCACGATCACCGCATCGTCGTTGATGATCGGATTGATCGAGGGTATGAGCTCGGGCGAGGTGTCGCTGATCGTGCTGGCCGTCGGCGCGGGCTCGCTGTTCTTCTCTCACGTCAACGACGCCGGCTTCTGGTTGGTCAAGGAGTACTTCAAACTCAGTGTGGGACAGACGATCAAGTCCTGGTCGATCATGGAAACCGTGCTGTCGGTCTCCGGCCTCGTGGTGGTGTTGATCCTCGACCTGTTCATCTGA
- a CDS encoding ABC transporter permease, with the protein MTAVQRPSTPEAGHRHSPKTVRPRPKWGDYSLRIVAGLVLLYLFLPIAVIVAFSFNKPAGKFNYTWQGFTLDNWLDPFKYPALTDALKLSLEIALISTLIALVLGSLLAIALVRQRFRGYRAVDTFVILPLTAPEVVMGASLLTLFLDLGWAAGYTTILIAHVAFEVSFIAMTVRARVRGFDWTLEDASMDLGASPLRTFFKVTLPLIVPGIVAAGMLSFALSLDDFIVTYFVSGSTVTYPLYVNAAVKAAVPPQINVLATAILVISLILLAVGTLYRRKVKV; encoded by the coding sequence ATGACCGCCGTACAGCGGCCGTCGACCCCTGAGGCCGGTCATCGGCATTCGCCGAAGACCGTGCGGCCGCGCCCGAAGTGGGGTGACTACTCGTTGCGGATCGTTGCGGGACTGGTGCTGCTGTATCTCTTCCTGCCGATCGCCGTCATCGTGGCGTTTTCATTCAACAAGCCGGCGGGCAAGTTCAACTACACCTGGCAGGGTTTCACCCTGGACAACTGGCTCGACCCGTTCAAGTACCCCGCCCTCACCGATGCCCTCAAGCTCAGCCTGGAGATCGCACTCATCTCCACACTGATCGCCCTCGTACTCGGCTCACTGCTGGCGATCGCTCTGGTGCGGCAACGCTTTCGCGGGTACCGCGCAGTGGACACCTTCGTGATCCTGCCGCTGACCGCGCCCGAGGTGGTGATGGGAGCCTCGCTGTTGACGCTGTTCCTGGACCTCGGGTGGGCTGCCGGTTACACGACGATCCTGATCGCCCATGTCGCCTTCGAGGTGAGCTTCATCGCGATGACGGTCCGGGCCCGGGTCCGCGGGTTCGACTGGACGCTCGAAGACGCGTCGATGGACCTCGGTGCCAGTCCGTTGCGGACCTTCTTCAAGGTGACCCTGCCACTGATCGTGCCCGGCATCGTGGCGGCGGGGATGTTGTCGTTCGCCCTGTCGCTCGACGACTTCATCGTCACGTACTTCGTCAGCGGGTCGACGGTCACCTACCCGCTGTACGTCAACGCCGCGGTGAAAGCCGCCGTGCCGCCGCAGATCAACGTGCTGGCCACCGCCATTCTGGTGATCAGCCTGATCCTGTTGGCCGTCGGCACGCTGTACCGGCGCAAGGTCAAGGTGTAA
- a CDS encoding RDD family protein has translation MTTGGFDPQSTNYAASGRVPGGLLARWLARVIDGILIAIVSFLSAFATDSLESIWVTGLFTGLLTFVYYVAFEVTQGWTPGKKVLGLSVNGAGDGGKPTLQQSAIRNAFTLLPIIPLIGGLLGVIAILVIAVTINSSPTKQGKHDELAGGTQVVKN, from the coding sequence ATGACCACAGGTGGATTCGACCCACAATCAACCAACTACGCTGCGTCCGGGCGCGTTCCCGGCGGCCTGCTCGCTCGCTGGCTCGCGCGCGTCATCGACGGCATCCTGATCGCCATCGTCTCGTTCCTGTCGGCCTTCGCCACCGACTCGCTGGAGAGCATCTGGGTGACCGGTCTGTTCACCGGACTGCTGACCTTCGTCTACTACGTCGCCTTCGAGGTGACCCAGGGCTGGACGCCGGGCAAGAAGGTGCTCGGCCTGAGCGTGAACGGCGCGGGTGATGGCGGAAAGCCGACCTTGCAGCAATCGGCCATCCGCAATGCGTTCACGTTGCTGCCGATCATTCCGCTGATCGGCGGACTGCTCGGCGTGATCGCCATCCTGGTGATCGCGGTGACCATCAACAGCAGCCCCACCAAGCAGGGCAAGCACGATGAGCTCGCCGGTGGCACGCAGGTCGTCAAGAACTGA
- a CDS encoding purine-cytosine permease family protein — MTGNSSGATPTTNRSLTSPSFTGRSPSGVGDLSVETHGIAPVAPDKRYGSPARLFTVWFAPQVNMTGVFTGTLAILLGLGFWLGLLAMVIGTVLGGLVVAYLSTWGPRTGTAQLPGARLAFGSGVAVPAALQWLSSIAWDALVGLFGGQALALLLDIPFWIAVLIVLAVQGAVGFIGYELIHRLQAVLTVVLFAMFVVFAINLVHGHQIVTPTTLSGADLVGAFVMEVTIALSLTISWASYAADFSRYLPVESSRARVFGYTFAGMVLAYVFVQGIGIAAAGVLGDHTAEGVRDVMGGGALGAVALLVIALASVGSGVMNDYSGSLALQTLGVRVRRPISAVLVTVCAFFLILWLQAADTATRFLDVLLLIGYWIPAFVAVIGIDWVLRTRSAGAFVDVAAARTTRSDAIAAVAVFVISYAAAVPFMNTTLIAGPVATAWHGADIAYFVNFAVAAVLYGSYRYLSRARS; from the coding sequence ATGACCGGCAACAGCTCGGGGGCCACTCCGACCACGAATCGATCGCTGACCTCACCCTCGTTCACCGGTCGATCACCCAGCGGTGTCGGGGATCTTTCGGTGGAGACACACGGCATCGCCCCGGTGGCACCGGACAAGCGATACGGTTCACCGGCCCGCCTCTTCACGGTGTGGTTCGCCCCGCAGGTGAACATGACCGGCGTCTTCACCGGAACCCTGGCGATCCTGCTCGGCCTCGGGTTCTGGTTGGGCCTGCTGGCGATGGTCATCGGCACGGTACTGGGCGGTCTGGTGGTGGCCTATCTGTCGACGTGGGGCCCGCGCACCGGAACCGCCCAGCTGCCCGGCGCCCGGTTGGCGTTCGGATCCGGGGTCGCCGTGCCCGCCGCGCTGCAGTGGCTCTCCTCGATCGCCTGGGACGCCCTGGTCGGTTTGTTCGGCGGCCAGGCACTGGCGTTGCTTCTGGACATCCCGTTCTGGATCGCCGTGTTGATCGTGCTGGCCGTGCAGGGCGCCGTCGGATTCATCGGATATGAGCTCATCCACCGGCTGCAGGCGGTGCTGACGGTCGTGCTGTTCGCCATGTTCGTGGTCTTCGCGATCAACCTGGTGCACGGACACCAGATCGTCACCCCGACGACACTGTCAGGCGCCGACCTGGTCGGTGCATTCGTCATGGAGGTGACGATTGCGCTCAGCCTGACCATCTCGTGGGCGAGCTATGCGGCGGACTTCAGTCGGTATCTTCCGGTCGAGTCGTCGCGGGCGCGGGTGTTCGGTTACACCTTCGCGGGCATGGTGCTCGCCTACGTGTTCGTCCAAGGCATCGGCATCGCCGCGGCCGGTGTGCTCGGCGATCACACCGCCGAGGGCGTGCGTGATGTCATGGGTGGTGGCGCGTTGGGCGCGGTCGCCCTGCTCGTCATCGCCTTGGCGTCGGTGGGCTCCGGGGTCATGAACGACTACTCCGGATCGCTCGCGCTGCAGACCCTCGGGGTCCGGGTACGGCGTCCGATCTCGGCGGTCCTGGTCACCGTGTGTGCCTTCTTCCTTATCCTGTGGTTGCAGGCGGCGGACACGGCAACGCGATTTCTCGACGTGCTGCTGCTGATCGGCTACTGGATCCCGGCCTTCGTTGCCGTGATCGGCATCGATTGGGTCCTGCGCACACGGTCGGCGGGCGCCTTCGTCGACGTGGCCGCCGCCCGAACCACGCGCAGCGACGCGATCGCCGCGGTGGCCGTGTTCGTCATCTCCTACGCCGCAGCCGTTCCCTTCATGAACACGACCCTCATCGCCGGTCCGGTCGCCACCGCTTGGCACGGCGCCGATATCGCCTACTTCGTGAACTTCGCGGTCGCGGCGGTGCTGTACGGCAGCTACCGGTATCTCAGCCGCGCACGGTCCTGA
- a CDS encoding ABC transporter permease yields MAGVAASSRQRSKIAPYLMILPALAYLAIFFVVPFVTLARTSLSSSGGSVYLPTLTFDWNFGNFVDAFMLYKDPILRSFGYAAMATVLCLLLAFPLAYVIAFKAGRFKNLILGLVILPFFVTFLIRTIAWKTILADEGWVVSALGSIGLLPDEGRLLSTSWAVIGGLTYNWIIFMILPLYVSLEKIDPRLLEASRDLYSGGTRSFRKVILPLSLPGVLAGSMLVFIPAVGDFINADYLGSTQTTMIGNVIQKQFLVVKDYPAAAALSLGLMGLILVGVILYTRALGTEDLV; encoded by the coding sequence ATGGCAGGAGTCGCCGCGAGCAGCAGGCAGCGCAGCAAGATCGCCCCGTATCTGATGATCTTGCCCGCGTTGGCCTATCTCGCCATCTTCTTCGTGGTGCCGTTCGTGACGCTGGCCCGCACGTCGTTGTCATCATCGGGTGGATCGGTGTATCTGCCGACGCTGACCTTCGACTGGAATTTCGGCAACTTCGTCGATGCGTTCATGCTCTACAAGGACCCGATCCTGCGGTCCTTCGGCTACGCGGCAATGGCGACGGTGCTGTGCCTGCTGCTCGCCTTCCCGCTGGCATATGTCATCGCGTTCAAGGCGGGTCGGTTCAAGAATCTGATCCTGGGTCTGGTCATCCTGCCCTTCTTCGTGACCTTCCTGATCCGCACCATCGCCTGGAAGACGATCCTGGCCGACGAGGGTTGGGTGGTCAGCGCACTGGGTTCGATCGGTCTGCTACCCGATGAGGGGCGGCTGCTCTCGACGAGCTGGGCGGTGATCGGTGGCCTGACCTACAACTGGATCATCTTCATGATCCTCCCGCTGTACGTGAGCCTGGAGAAGATCGATCCACGACTGCTCGAGGCGTCCAGAGATCTGTATTCCGGTGGCACACGCAGCTTCCGGAAGGTGATCCTGCCCCTGTCACTGCCGGGCGTGCTCGCCGGCAGCATGCTGGTGTTCATTCCCGCGGTGGGTGACTTCATCAACGCCGATTATCTGGGCAGCACCCAGACCACGATGATCGGCAACGTGATCCAGAAACAGTTCCTTGTCGTCAAGGACTATCCGGCGGCGGCCGCGCTGAGCCTGGGCCTGATGGGCCTGATCCTGGTCGGGGTCATTCTCTACACGCGGGCACTCGGAACGGAGGATCTGGTATGA
- a CDS encoding spermidine/putrescine ABC transporter substrate-binding protein: MSHEIDPRLLSRLAANRTSRRRFIGGSAATAAAAILGSSFLAACGSDSGSSSSGSSDTGETSSDTLRISNWPLYMADGFIAAFQTASGLTIDYKEDFNDNEQWFAKVKEPLSRKQDIGADLVVPTEFMAARVKGLNWLNEISDAGVPNRKNLRQDLLDSKVDPGRKFTAPYMTGMVGLAYNRAATGRDIRSIDDLWDPAFKGRVSLFSDVQDGLGMIMLSQGNSPENPSTESITKAVDLVREQKDRGQIRRFTGNDYADDLAAGNIAVAQAYSGDVVQLQADNPDLQFIVPESGGDWFIDTMVIPYTTQNQKGAEAWIDYVYDRANYAKLVAFTQFVPALSDMTDELAKVDPAAAKNPLINPSPEVQANLKSWAALTDEQTQEFNTLYAAVTGG; encoded by the coding sequence ATGTCCCACGAGATCGATCCCCGACTGCTGTCCCGACTGGCGGCCAACCGCACCAGCCGGCGGCGGTTCATCGGTGGCAGTGCTGCCACCGCAGCGGCGGCGATCCTCGGCTCGTCGTTCCTGGCAGCGTGCGGATCCGACAGCGGCAGCTCATCCTCGGGATCGTCGGACACCGGTGAGACCTCCAGCGACACCCTGCGCATCTCCAACTGGCCGTTGTACATGGCCGACGGTTTCATCGCGGCGTTCCAGACGGCCTCCGGCCTGACCATCGACTACAAAGAGGATTTCAACGACAACGAGCAGTGGTTCGCCAAGGTCAAGGAGCCACTGTCGCGCAAACAGGACATCGGTGCCGACCTGGTCGTGCCGACCGAGTTCATGGCCGCCCGGGTCAAGGGTCTGAACTGGCTCAACGAGATCAGCGATGCCGGCGTTCCCAACCGTAAGAACCTGCGTCAGGATCTGCTGGACTCCAAGGTGGACCCGGGCCGAAAGTTCACCGCTCCCTACATGACCGGCATGGTCGGCCTGGCCTACAACCGCGCCGCCACCGGCCGCGACATCCGCTCGATCGACGACCTCTGGGATCCCGCCTTCAAGGGGCGGGTCAGCCTGTTCTCCGATGTGCAGGACGGCCTCGGGATGATCATGCTCTCGCAAGGCAACTCGCCGGAGAATCCCAGCACCGAGTCGATCACCAAGGCCGTCGACCTGGTCCGGGAGCAGAAGGACCGTGGGCAGATCCGCCGGTTCACCGGCAACGATTACGCCGATGATCTCGCCGCCGGCAATATCGCCGTGGCACAGGCGTATTCCGGTGACGTCGTGCAGTTGCAGGCCGACAATCCGGACCTGCAGTTCATCGTCCCGGAGTCCGGTGGCGACTGGTTCATCGACACCATGGTCATCCCCTACACCACCCAGAACCAGAAGGGTGCCGAGGCCTGGATCGACTACGTCTACGACCGGGCCAACTATGCCAAGCTGGTGGCGTTCACCCAGTTCGTGCCCGCCCTGTCGGATATGACCGACGAACTGGCGAAGGTCGATCCGGCCGCGGCGAAGAACCCCTTGATCAACCCGTCACCCGAGGTGCAGGCGAACCTGAAATCCTGGGCCGCGCTGACCGACGAGCAGACCCAGGAATTCAACACCCTCTACGCCGCGGTCACCGGTGGCTGA
- a CDS encoding acyl-CoA thioesterase domain-containing protein translates to MTERPFHFSRGDHDAFVPTGYAQSHWGDDHLNGPALVGLAAGCLENQFGEPDFLPARLTVDLFKAARGVPTVVKLTMVRDGRRVRNSECELIQEGVTVVHAILVQYRRSEPPRGEEWFGTTDFEMPVVRDEERGIGIGSDALGWTGAIADHQNTARKRMLNRPIDVVEGVRNSPFVRAAMVAEGTSLVTNLGTAGVGYINGDLTVALARLPRDEWIGVQADSHWAADGIAVGTSTLFDSHGPIGSGMVTAVSNAAAQIDFRNDRFPERTR, encoded by the coding sequence GTGACCGAACGACCGTTTCATTTCAGCAGGGGCGACCACGATGCCTTCGTGCCCACCGGGTATGCGCAGAGTCACTGGGGGGATGACCACCTGAACGGTCCCGCCCTGGTCGGGTTGGCGGCCGGCTGCCTGGAAAACCAGTTCGGTGAACCGGATTTCCTGCCCGCGCGCCTGACCGTTGACCTGTTCAAGGCGGCCCGTGGGGTACCCACCGTCGTCAAGCTGACCATGGTGCGCGACGGCAGGCGGGTACGCAATTCCGAGTGCGAGCTGATCCAGGAGGGGGTCACGGTGGTGCACGCGATACTGGTCCAGTACCGCCGGTCCGAGCCGCCGCGCGGCGAGGAGTGGTTCGGCACGACCGATTTCGAGATGCCGGTCGTGCGCGACGAAGAACGGGGCATAGGGATCGGTAGCGATGCGTTGGGGTGGACCGGTGCGATCGCCGACCACCAGAACACCGCACGCAAGCGGATGCTGAACAGGCCGATCGACGTCGTCGAGGGCGTGCGCAATTCACCGTTCGTGCGGGCCGCGATGGTCGCCGAAGGAACGAGCCTGGTCACCAACCTCGGCACCGCGGGTGTCGGCTATATCAACGGTGATCTCACCGTGGCGTTGGCACGGTTACCGCGCGATGAGTGGATCGGTGTGCAGGCCGATTCGCATTGGGCGGCCGACGGAATAGCGGTCGGTACCTCGACACTTTTCGACAGTCACGGCCCGATCGGCTCAGGTATGGTCACCGCCGTCAGCAATGCCGCGGCTCAGATCGACTTTCGCAACGACCGGTTCCCCGAGCGCACCCGCTGA
- a CDS encoding nitroreductase family protein, with the protein MASASSDIWEVLSTARTIRRFTDEPVDDTTLTRCLEAASWAPSGANAQAWRFIVLRSPEQRAVVAEAARHVLAIVEPVYGMTRPTDQETDLIARNTRATYELHDRATEFTSVLFAQKRFPTASELLLGGSIFPAIQNFLLAARAQGLGACLTSWASYGGEKILRDAVGVPDDWMLGGHIVVGWPKGRHGRLRRRPLTHAVNLDRWDEPADDMLAARPST; encoded by the coding sequence ATGGCCTCAGCGAGCAGTGACATCTGGGAGGTGCTGTCGACAGCGCGGACGATTCGCAGATTCACCGACGAACCGGTCGACGACACCACCCTGACTCGATGCCTGGAGGCCGCCAGCTGGGCCCCGTCGGGTGCCAATGCCCAGGCCTGGCGGTTCATCGTGCTGCGTTCGCCCGAGCAGCGGGCGGTGGTGGCCGAGGCCGCACGCCACGTTCTCGCGATCGTCGAGCCGGTCTACGGGATGACCCGCCCCACCGATCAGGAGACCGACCTGATTGCCCGCAACACCAGGGCGACCTACGAACTGCACGACCGCGCTACGGAATTCACGTCGGTCTTGTTCGCGCAGAAGCGCTTTCCGACAGCATCCGAATTGCTGCTCGGCGGATCGATCTTCCCGGCCATCCAGAACTTCCTGCTCGCCGCGCGAGCGCAGGGTCTGGGTGCCTGCCTGACCAGCTGGGCGTCCTACGGTGGCGAGAAGATTCTGCGGGATGCCGTCGGCGTTCCCGACGACTGGATGTTGGGTGGGCACATCGTGGTGGGTTGGCCGAAAGGCCGTCACGGCAGGTTGCGGCGACGTCCGCTGACGCACGCTGTCAACCTGGACCGTTGGGACGAACCGGCCGACGACATGCTGGCCGCGCGACCGTCCACCTGA
- a CDS encoding epoxide hydrolase family protein: MHPFWIDVSDEALQDLCRRLTETRWPDAECVDDWSQGIPLAYTRDLAAYWAEGYDWRARERALNRFAQFRTVVDGLDIHFIHQRSPHAEALPLIITHGWPGSVVEFAKIIEPLTDPTAHGGRAEDAFHVVCPSLPGYGFSGKPTTTGWGVERIALAWDALMQRLGYPTYVAQGGDWGAAVTTQIGRNGLGCKAIHTNMAIGKPTEASLRNPSEDDQRAFAAMKHYRKWEAGYSKQQSTRPQTIGYGLVDSPVALLAWIVEKFWSWSDCDGHPENVFSRDELLDNVMLYWIGGTGASAARLYWESFAAFGPREPVRVPTGIAEFPKEILRSPRAWCEAHYNITRWTTMPRGGHFAAFEQPELLVEDVRAFFRTVRG; this comes from the coding sequence GTGCACCCGTTCTGGATCGATGTCAGCGACGAGGCCCTGCAGGACCTGTGTCGGCGACTGACCGAGACACGTTGGCCCGATGCAGAATGCGTGGACGACTGGAGCCAGGGCATCCCGCTTGCCTACACCCGCGATCTCGCCGCGTACTGGGCCGAGGGCTACGACTGGCGGGCGCGCGAACGGGCGCTGAACCGCTTTGCGCAGTTCCGCACCGTCGTCGACGGTCTGGACATCCACTTCATCCACCAGCGTTCGCCGCATGCCGAGGCGCTGCCGTTGATCATCACCCACGGGTGGCCCGGGTCGGTCGTCGAATTCGCCAAGATCATCGAACCGCTGACCGACCCCACCGCCCACGGCGGCCGCGCCGAAGATGCTTTCCACGTGGTATGCCCGTCGCTGCCGGGTTACGGATTCTCCGGTAAGCCCACCACCACCGGATGGGGGGTCGAGCGCATCGCGCTGGCCTGGGACGCTCTGATGCAGCGCCTCGGCTACCCGACCTACGTGGCCCAGGGTGGCGACTGGGGTGCGGCGGTCACCACCCAGATCGGACGAAACGGGCTGGGCTGCAAAGCGATCCACACCAATATGGCCATCGGCAAGCCGACCGAGGCCAGTCTGCGCAACCCGTCGGAGGACGATCAACGAGCCTTCGCTGCCATGAAGCACTACAGGAAGTGGGAAGCCGGGTACTCCAAGCAACAGTCGACCCGTCCGCAGACCATCGGCTACGGCCTCGTCGACTCACCGGTGGCCTTGCTGGCCTGGATCGTCGAGAAGTTCTGGTCCTGGAGCGATTGCGACGGCCATCCCGAGAACGTCTTCAGTCGTGACGAGCTGCTGGACAACGTGATGCTGTATTGGATAGGCGGCACCGGAGCCTCCGCAGCGCGGCTGTATTGGGAGAGCTTCGCCGCGTTCGGGCCGCGCGAACCGGTCAGGGTGCCCACCGGTATCGCCGAGTTCCCCAAGGAGATCCTGCGCTCACCGCGGGCGTGGTGCGAGGCGCACTACAACATCACCCGGTGGACCACGATGCCGCGCGGCGGCCACTTCGCCGCCTTCGAACAACCCGAGTTGCTCGTCGAGGACGTCCGCGCCTTCTTCAGGACCGTGCGCGGCTGA
- a CDS encoding ABC transporter ATP-binding protein codes for MRKGDPVIEIDHVVKRFDDYIAVADADFTIASGEFFSMLGPSGCGKTTTLRMIAGFETPTEGAIRLEGVDVSKVPPHKRNVNTVFQHYALFPHMTVWDNIAYGPRSMKLDKTKGKGEIARRVDEIIEIVRLTDFAQRKPAQLSGGQQQRVALARALVNYPSALLLDEPLGALDLKLRHAMQFELKRIQREIGITFIYVTHDQEEALTMSDRIAVMNAGNVEQIGTPADIYDRPATVFVAGFIGQANLWAGRQTGRVNRDHVEIEVLGTRLKSRPGETAIESGGHATLMIRPERVRVSADEPTGDLAVVRGTVRDLTFQGPVVRLAVAAPDDSTIVAHVGPEQDLPMLRPGDPVYVSWSPEASLVLPAADIPTTEDLEEMLDES; via the coding sequence CTGCGCAAGGGCGATCCCGTCATCGAGATCGACCATGTGGTCAAGCGCTTCGACGACTACATTGCCGTCGCCGACGCGGACTTCACGATCGCCTCGGGCGAGTTCTTCTCGATGCTGGGCCCGTCGGGCTGCGGCAAGACCACGACGCTGCGCATGATCGCCGGTTTCGAGACCCCCACCGAGGGCGCTATCAGGCTCGAGGGCGTCGACGTCTCCAAGGTTCCGCCGCACAAACGCAACGTCAACACGGTCTTCCAGCACTACGCACTGTTCCCGCACATGACCGTCTGGGACAACATCGCCTATGGGCCGCGCAGCATGAAGCTGGACAAGACCAAGGGCAAAGGGGAGATCGCCCGCCGCGTCGACGAGATCATCGAGATCGTCCGCCTCACCGATTTCGCCCAACGCAAACCCGCCCAGCTTTCCGGCGGGCAGCAACAGCGCGTCGCACTGGCCCGGGCACTGGTCAACTATCCGAGCGCCTTGCTGCTCGACGAACCCCTCGGCGCGCTAGATCTCAAACTGCGCCACGCGATGCAATTCGAGCTCAAACGTATCCAGCGCGAAATCGGGATCACCTTCATCTACGTCACCCATGACCAAGAAGAAGCACTGACGATGAGTGACCGCATCGCGGTCATGAACGCCGGAAATGTCGAGCAGATCGGGACACCCGCCGATATCTACGACCGCCCGGCCACCGTGTTCGTCGCGGGATTCATCGGACAGGCCAACCTGTGGGCCGGCCGCCAGACCGGTCGGGTCAACCGTGATCACGTCGAGATCGAGGTGCTGGGCACCCGACTCAAATCCCGACCCGGCGAGACCGCCATCGAATCCGGCGGTCACGCCACGCTGATGATCCGTCCGGAACGGGTGCGGGTATCGGCCGACGAGCCGACCGGTGACCTTGCCGTCGTGCGGGGCACCGTGCGCGATCTGACGTTCCAGGGCCCCGTCGTGCGATTGGCCGTGGCGGCACCCGACGACTCGACCATCGTCGCGCACGTCGGTCCCGAACAGGATCTGCCGATGTTGCGCCCCGGCGACCCGGTGTATGTCAGCTGGTCCCCGGAAGCGTCCCTGGTTCTGCCCGCCGCCGACATCCCCACTACCGAGGATCTCGAAGAAATGCTCGACGAATCCTGA